The genomic segment CCGAGGAGGGAATAAATCAGCTAAGGGTGTTGATGAGCTTCAACCTTGTCTATCCCCCTCTTTGATTCACTTTACACCACAACAGGTCCAGTTTTTTCCCACTCATCAAGACAAACCAGAACTGATCAAGGAGTTAGTCCACGCGATCCCAAAGGAGCTCATCAGGGATCCACTACAGCTCCATGAGGCTTTGATGCAACGAGAGGCCCTGTGTGCGACAGCGATGGGACGAGGAATTGCACTACCACATACCCTGAGTGATAGCGTGGCACAGCCAGCCTTGATTGCGGGGGTTCTTCCCGAGTCCATCGACTGGCACTCGAGTGTCGGCATGGTTTCCCGGGTGATCCTGATGCTACTGCCACGCCATGCCAAGCCCACAGTAATTGAAGGTTTTGTTGGGCTGACCCGCTCTTTGCTGGAGCCTCTGTACTGCCAGGCTCTGTGCCAGGCAACCCATCCTCAGGTACTCCATGCGATCATCAGCCTGGGCCTCCGGCAGGCGGGACGCAGCCCCTAGTGCTACTAAGCGTTATTATCCTTACCGCTTATGCCGATGCTCCAGGACTTGCCGAACAGCTACAAACCGTGTCGGGAATGCCCGAGTGGATCCCTCCGTCGAGCTGCGTGATTCGCCGATTCCCATCCTTGATAACCTTTCCCTGCTCGGTGTCCATACCTCGCGCTACGTTATTCCACGAATAACTTCGCCCATGGCTCAAATAATTCATCACACTGCAGGCGGTAAAGGTATTTGAGCTATGTGGTACCAGGACCTTCCTGGCCTGAAGCTCTTATAGCGACAGAACTCCAGCCTCTCCTTCGACTGAGGTCTCACCGGCAAGCTTGCCCAGGCTGCGATATTCTGTCGGTGTGCGTCCGGTTTTATCTTTAAACACCCGGCAAAAGTAGTTCACATCCCGATAACCACAGCGGCTGGCAATCTCATGCAGACGTATGTTATAGCGCTTGAGCATGAACTTGGCCCGCTCCAGTCGTACCCAACCGATATAATCAACCAAGCGCATGTGTCCCTGGTGACGGAACAAACGGGACAGGTGATTGGGACTGATATTAAAGCGCCTGGCAATAGAATCACGGGTAATCGCCCGGTGAAAATTCTCCTGGATATAGATACAGATCCCCTGGTAAAGATCTTCACTACGCTTATTGGCCGATGATGCGGGATCCTCCAGAAAGAGCCGGCAATAACCAAGCAGAGCCAGCAACAGGTGGCGATCCATCGGCTGGCGGACCGATTCCCGGGCCAGGGTATTGAGTGCCGTTAGAATCGAGTCAATCGCATAGCCGGTTTTCGCCTGGACGCTGTGTTTTTGCACATCAAAAAAACCTTCGCTCCCCTGCTTCTTACTCACCAGGCTAAAGCCTAACTGGCGCTTGCCAAATAAAAGGCTCAGTACGGAGCACTCATGCTCCCAGTCCGGCTTATTCCAGCAGTTGGGAGGAACATAGAGAGCATCTCCAGCTTCAAGCACAATCGACTGCACCCCGTGAACCGGATCGTCAAGCTCGTTCCGGTAGCGCCCCTGGAGAACCAACTCCAGCCTTGGAAAGTTGACCTGATAACTGAATGGCGGAGGCATATGCCCATCGGTCGCAAACTTAAGCTCACGGATACATTCCAGCTCACTGATGACATTTTCAACGATATCGTAAAAAAGTGATGACAAGAGACATCTCCGGATAAATAAGTGCGTAAAAAAGCGAAATACTCAAATAAAAGTCAAAAATAGCTCAAGAGCTACCAAGGTTACCCTGGTACAGGGGAAGTATCCTCCAGCCAGTCATCAAGATCAAATCTTGCACCAAGCACGCTC from the Dongshaea marina genome contains:
- a CDS encoding PTS sugar transporter subunit IIA — protein: MIIERRITFYCRDDGLPSYLARELRRLSNYVSSQVALVNLTQLQVADIASPLAVISLACKPGDLCQLLIEGLDAELGHLILTDYVAEHFPLVIRGGNKSAKGVDELQPCLSPSLIHFTPQQVQFFPTHQDKPELIKELVHAIPKELIRDPLQLHEALMQREALCATAMGRGIALPHTLSDSVAQPALIAGVLPESIDWHSSVGMVSRVILMLLPRHAKPTVIEGFVGLTRSLLEPLYCQALCQATHPQVLHAIISLGLRQAGRSP
- a CDS encoding helix-turn-helix transcriptional regulator, whose protein sequence is MSSLFYDIVENVISELECIRELKFATDGHMPPPFSYQVNFPRLELVLQGRYRNELDDPVHGVQSIVLEAGDALYVPPNCWNKPDWEHECSVLSLLFGKRQLGFSLVSKKQGSEGFFDVQKHSVQAKTGYAIDSILTALNTLARESVRQPMDRHLLLALLGYCRLFLEDPASSANKRSEDLYQGICIYIQENFHRAITRDSIARRFNISPNHLSRLFRHQGHMRLVDYIGWVRLERAKFMLKRYNIRLHEIASRCGYRDVNYFCRVFKDKTGRTPTEYRSLGKLAGETSVEGEAGVLSL